The proteins below are encoded in one region of Elgaria multicarinata webbii isolate HBS135686 ecotype San Diego chromosome 20, rElgMul1.1.pri, whole genome shotgun sequence:
- the LOC134411568 gene encoding basic phospholipase A2 Ts-G6D49-like: MKKLFSLALLVASYVLAPHGKDEDRERMVMDTAKVNESLFRSYGCYCGVESTENGEPKDYIDVCCQILNCCYEALRMVRCDPKMSSYKYTYDGEVVECYTANRALWCETNVCSCDRYYSICLIDSHRLFNEEFVPSGLRDCPGSAPKECFIK; encoded by the exons ATGAAGAAACTCTTCTCCCTGGCTCTGCTGGTCGCCTCTT ACGTTCTTGCTCCTCATGGGAAGGATGAAGACCGTGAAAGAATGGTTATGGATACGGCTAAAGTCAACGAAAGCCTCTTTCGGTCCTATGGCTGCTACTGTGGAGTCGAAAGTACTGAAAATGGCGAACCCAAGGATTATATCGATGT CTGCTGCCAAATCCTTAACTGCTGCTATGAGGCTCTAAGGATGGTCAGGTGTGATCCCAAAATGAGCAGCTATAAGTACACCTATGATGGTGAAGTCGTTGAATGCT ATACGGCAAACCGTGCCTTGTGGTGTGAAACAAATGTGTGTTCCTGCGACCGATATTATTCTATTTGCTTGATCGATTCCCATCGTTTATTCAATGAAGAGTTTGTTCCCTCTGGCCTGAGGGACTGCCCAGGATCTGCCCCAAAGGAATGCTTCATCAAGTAA
- the LOC134411500 gene encoding basic phospholipase A2 Sms-N6-like — protein MKILCGLLILLACGVWEAKGSLLEFGHLIKNLTGKSAFPNYTSYGCYCGIGGKGQARDATDRCCFQHDCCYEKLSNCNTKTDKYNFTIQDGVITCGKGSWCEERICECDKATAICFRDNLDSYDKKYRFYIDIFCKEPPMQC, from the exons ATGAAGATTCTCTGCGGATTGCTGATTCTCTTGGCTTGCG GTGTTTGGGAAGCAAAAGGCAGCCTCCTGGAGTTTGGACATTTGATAAAAAACCTGACTGGGAAAAGCGCTTTCCCAAACTACACTTCGTACGGGTGTTATTGTGGCATTGGTGGCAAAGGACAAGCGCGGGATGCTACGGACAG GTGCTGCTTCCAGCATGACTGCTGCTATGAAAAGCTGAGCAACTGTAACACCAAAACTGACAAGTATAATTTCACTATTCAGGACGGCGTCATCACGTGCG GCAAAGGAAGCTGGTGCGAAGAGCGGATTTGTGAATGTGACAAGGCCACTGCAATTTGCTTCCGAGACAACCTGGACTCCTACGACAAGAAGTATCGTTTCTACATTGACATTTTCTGCAAGGAACCACCAATGCAGTGCTGA
- the LOC134411569 gene encoding basic phospholipase A2 F16-like — MTPSAVAVLLLTCGGIITDASLFELSRMIKDVTRRNAIPDYSTYGCYCGLGGKGKPLDKTDWCCQQHDCCYTKVDKEGCKSKTNLYIYSYNSGKVRCGAEPLWWKLMMKNGIWCQRKVCECDRRFVECLKKYSRSYQNAYRYHSNELCYGSSPHCKS; from the exons ATGACTCCATCTGCAGTGGCGGTGTTGCTGCTGACTTGTG GTGGAATTATAACAGATGCAAGTCTTTTTGAACTCAGTCGGATGATCAAAGACGTCACACGGAGAAATGCCATCCCAGATTACTCCACCTACGGGTGCTACTGTGGATTGGGAGGAAAAGGGAAGCCTTTGGATAAAACCGATTG GTGCTGCCAACAGCATGACTGCTGCTACACCAAAGTGGACAAAGAAGGATGCAAATCCAAAACTAACCTCTACATCTACAGCTACAACTCAGGGAAAGTCAGATGCG GTGCTGAACCATTGTGGTGGAAACTCATGATGAAAAACGGAATCTGGTGTCAGCGAAAAGTCTGCGAATGCGACCGAAGATTTGTGGAGTGCTTGAAGAAGTACTCAAGGAGCTACCAGAATGCCTACCGCTACCATTCAAATGAGCTATGTTATGGTTCATCCCCTCACTGCAAGTCCTGA